One Eublepharis macularius isolate TG4126 chromosome 6, MPM_Emac_v1.0, whole genome shotgun sequence DNA segment encodes these proteins:
- the EXOSC3 gene encoding exosome complex component RRP40 yields MAAAAPRLAEERVGQVVLPGDVLLLPSQPEEDGERLRLAPSGPQKGRLVCGPGLRRGGEGLLVTKCGLLRYRGPAGQAGGGTGSGSGGTYWVDSQQKRYVPVKGDHVIGIVTVKAGDIFKLDVGGSEQASLSYLAFEGATKRNRPNVQVGDLIYGQFIVANKDMEPEMVCIDSSGRANGMGIIGQDGFLFKVSLGLIRKLLAPACEIIQDLGQLYPFELVLGMNGRIWVKAKTIQQTLIVANILEACEHMTAEQRKHAVARLSES; encoded by the exons ATGGCGGCGGCCGCGCCGCGTCTGGCTGAGGAGCGCGTTGGGCAAGTGGTGCTGCCGGGAGACGTGTTGCTTCTCCCCTCCCAGCCGGAGGAGGACGGCGAGCGGCTGCGTCTCGCTCCCAGCGGGCCTCAGAAAGGGCGACTGGTTTGCGGGCCGGGGCTGCGGCGCGGTGGGGAAGGTCTGCTGGTCACCAAGTGCGGGCTGCTTCGGTATCGGGGCCCTGCCGGACAAGCAGGGGGAGGGACCGGAAGTGGCTCGGGCGGAACGTATTGGGTTGACTCTCAGCAGAAGCGG TATGTCCCAGTCAAAGGAGATCATGTGATAGGCATAGTGACTGTCAAAGCTGGGGACATATTTAAACTGGATGTTGGCGGAAGTGAGCAAGCTTCTCTGTCCTACTTAGCCTTTGAAGGGGCAACCAAAAGAAACAGGCCAAATGTACAG GTGGGAGACCTTATTTATGGCCAGTTCATCGTTGCCAATAAAGACATGGAGCCTGAGATGGTCTGTATAGACAGCAGCGGCAGAGCAAATGGAATGGGAATCATTGGACAAGATGGCTTCTTGTTTAAGGTCTCCTTAGGCTTAATAAGAAA ACTTCTGGCTCCTGCCTGTGAAATTATCCAGGATTTGGGACAACTTTACCCATTTGAGTTGGTGTTAGGAATGAATGGAAGGATATGGGTGAAAGCCAAAACAATTCAACAGACTTTAATTGTGGCAAATATCTTAGAAGCCTGTGAACACATGACGGCAGAACAGAGGAAGCACGCTGTTGCCAGACTATCGGAGAGCTGa